In a genomic window of Salegentibacter salegens:
- a CDS encoding LacI family DNA-binding transcriptional regulator produces MFRNIVVPKYLSDYIMMKKKEVTIYDLAKELNYSPSTISRALNNHTSIGKKTIKKIQKTAEEFNYRPNALAASLRNNTSRTIGITIPKINHPFQASLITGIEKTARKAGYNVIITQSDDKYKNEVDNVKALYDARVGGLIVSLGMETRDTSHFDQYVKQNIPIVFVDRVPENFNSYRVIIDNHAAGYRATKHLIEQGCKRIAHFAGAQHVNVYNLRKKGYVDALIDSGLQVDEELIMDMKTLSFEEGRKATEKLLKLDNPPDGIFSAIDTAAVSAILYAKEKGVKIPEELAIIGFNDDPISRIVEPTLSTVSHPAQKMGEISTKRILEHSTRKLDAAVSEITMLDTEIIIRNSSKRK; encoded by the coding sequence ATGTTTCGTAATATTGTTGTGCCGAAATATCTTAGCGATTATATAATGATGAAAAAAAAGGAAGTTACTATATACGATTTAGCCAAGGAGCTAAACTACTCTCCTTCCACTATTTCAAGAGCTTTAAACAACCATACAAGTATTGGAAAGAAAACCATTAAAAAGATTCAAAAAACTGCAGAAGAATTTAATTATCGCCCTAATGCCTTAGCTGCTAGTTTAAGAAATAACACTTCCAGAACCATCGGAATAACGATTCCAAAGATAAATCATCCATTTCAAGCTTCTTTGATTACTGGAATTGAAAAAACCGCCAGAAAAGCAGGCTATAATGTAATCATAACCCAATCTGATGATAAATACAAAAATGAAGTTGATAACGTAAAAGCTTTATACGACGCTAGAGTTGGAGGCTTAATTGTTTCTTTAGGAATGGAAACTAGAGACACCAGCCATTTTGATCAATATGTAAAACAAAATATACCTATAGTATTTGTAGACCGGGTGCCTGAAAATTTCAATTCTTACCGTGTTATCATCGATAATCACGCTGCTGGATACCGGGCTACGAAACATTTAATAGAACAAGGATGTAAAAGAATTGCACATTTCGCTGGAGCTCAACACGTGAATGTTTATAACTTAAGAAAGAAAGGATACGTGGATGCACTTATAGACTCTGGACTTCAAGTTGACGAAGAACTCATAATGGATATGAAAACCCTTAGTTTTGAAGAAGGAAGGAAGGCAACCGAAAAGTTATTAAAACTTGATAATCCTCCAGACGGTATTTTTTCTGCTATCGATACTGCAGCAGTAAGTGCAATTTTATATGCTAAAGAAAAAGGAGTTAAAATTCCTGAGGAACTCGCTATTATTGGATTTAACGATGATCCTATCTCAAGAATCGTAGAACCTACGCTGTCTACCGTTTCGCATCCCGCACAAAAAATGGGAGAAATATCTACAAAAAGAATTTTAGAACACTCCACGCGCAAACTGGATGCTGCTGTTTCAGAAATTACAATGTTAGATACCGAAATTATTATAAGAAATTCCAGTAAAAGAAAGTAA
- a CDS encoding glycoside hydrolase family 43 protein — MRKLLFNSLFLFIVFASAAQENFLNPILAGWYPDPAITDDGEGNFYMVHSTFAFYPGIPVFHSTDLVNWEQVGNAIHRPGQVDLHGFGTSRAVFAPDISYDNGTYYLTCTIVDGKGNFVMTAKDPAGPWSDPVWLPEVSGIDPGLFFDDNGKSYLVYNSEPPNNEAKYEGHRTIRMIEFDKENLKTIGDNRILVDGGVDISTKPVWAEGPRIYKLNGYYYLMTAEGGTAVNHSEMIYRNTNIEDEFIPFKENPILTQRHLDPDRDNPITSAGHADIVQHPNGDWYGVFLAVRPYEGDLYNTGRETFLTPVKWENDWPIFDLGGEEIQYSYPLPDGVEINKELFPMNGNFSFEEKFDKDELPLNWMMLRNPKTSWYDLKDDAEGVSLKTRSETVEGKANPSFLAHRQQHIIGEASISVKFDAEAENEKAGLLAFQNESHYYFAALSKVNEKPVVQFYKSDELIETVSLENSVSEVEFKLKFEEDEYTFFYKTGENWQRLGETQDGKFLSTQVAGGFVGVNLGLYTTSNGKESDNEAIFNWFRYSGNDEVYRK; from the coding sequence ATGAGAAAATTATTATTTAATTCATTGTTTTTATTTATTGTATTTGCCAGTGCCGCACAGGAAAATTTTTTAAATCCTATTTTAGCCGGATGGTATCCAGACCCCGCTATTACCGATGACGGAGAGGGAAACTTTTATATGGTACATTCTACCTTTGCCTTTTATCCCGGTATCCCTGTTTTTCATAGTACCGATTTAGTTAATTGGGAACAGGTGGGAAATGCGATTCATAGACCAGGGCAGGTAGATCTACACGGCTTTGGGACTTCCCGGGCAGTCTTTGCACCCGATATTAGTTATGATAATGGTACTTACTATTTAACCTGTACTATTGTTGACGGGAAAGGAAATTTTGTGATGACTGCAAAAGATCCTGCCGGCCCGTGGTCCGATCCGGTTTGGCTTCCTGAGGTTAGTGGAATTGATCCCGGCTTATTCTTTGACGACAACGGAAAGTCTTACCTGGTTTATAACAGCGAACCTCCAAATAACGAAGCTAAATATGAAGGACATCGAACAATTAGAATGATTGAATTTGATAAAGAAAACCTTAAAACTATAGGAGATAATCGAATTTTGGTAGATGGTGGAGTTGATATTTCCACAAAACCTGTTTGGGCTGAAGGTCCCAGGATTTACAAATTAAACGGTTATTATTATTTAATGACGGCGGAAGGTGGTACCGCGGTAAACCACTCTGAAATGATTTACCGAAACACAAATATTGAGGATGAATTTATTCCTTTTAAAGAGAATCCAATCTTAACCCAGCGACATCTTGATCCCGATCGTGATAACCCTATTACTTCGGCAGGGCACGCTGATATTGTTCAGCATCCTAATGGAGATTGGTATGGGGTTTTTCTTGCCGTGAGGCCTTACGAAGGCGATCTTTATAATACGGGAAGAGAAACTTTTTTAACTCCGGTAAAATGGGAAAATGACTGGCCAATTTTTGATTTAGGCGGGGAAGAGATTCAATATTCCTATCCGTTGCCTGATGGTGTTGAAATAAATAAGGAATTATTTCCGATGAATGGTAACTTTTCTTTCGAAGAGAAATTTGATAAAGATGAGTTACCACTAAACTGGATGATGCTTAGAAACCCAAAAACTTCCTGGTACGATTTAAAAGATGACGCTGAAGGTGTTAGCCTTAAAACACGTTCTGAAACCGTAGAAGGTAAAGCAAATCCAAGTTTTCTTGCTCATCGCCAGCAACATATAATTGGGGAAGCTTCTATTTCGGTTAAATTTGATGCCGAAGCTGAAAATGAGAAGGCCGGGTTGCTCGCTTTTCAAAATGAATCTCATTATTACTTTGCAGCACTTTCAAAAGTGAATGAAAAACCTGTAGTACAGTTTTACAAGTCTGATGAATTGATTGAAACCGTTTCTTTAGAAAATTCAGTTTCTGAAGTTGAGTTTAAATTGAAATTTGAAGAAGATGAATATACTTTCTTCTACAAAACCGGGGAAAACTGGCAACGTCTGGGAGAAACACAGGATGGTAAATTTCTTAGCACACAGGTAGCCGGCGGATTTGTAGGAGTAAATTTAGGTCTTTATACTACTTCCAATGGAAAAGAGAGTGACAATGAAGCAATATTTAATTGGTTTCGTTACTCAGGGAATGATGAGGTTTACAGGAAATAA